One Euphorbia lathyris chromosome 1, ddEupLath1.1, whole genome shotgun sequence DNA segment encodes these proteins:
- the LOC136228554 gene encoding ubiquitin-like modifier-activating enzyme 5 isoform X1, with translation MEAELHDLLNDLRSLKSLLPDSSLHPSIDKLQSRVEHLTGLAKSAPLRRSKLKDMSAEVVDSNPYSRLMALQRMGIVENYERIRKFSVAIVGIGGVGSVAAEMLTRCGIGRLLLYDYDKVELANMNRLFFRPEQAGMTKTDAAVQTLSDINPDVVLESYTMNITTVQGYETFVSSLENKSFCPSKEGSGVDLVLSCVDNYEARMAVNQACNELNQTWMESGVSEDAVSGHIQLLIPGETACFACAPPLVVASGIDERTLKREGVCAASLPTTMGVVAGLLVQNTLKFLLQFGHVTPYLGYNSLKDFFPTMEMRPNPQCSNTACLERQKEYILAKPTRDAAAKAKMEAEVPVAIDIPLHDENEWNISVVDDCELERTDATSSDALPEGLARELPIADEFHEVPATETSTTIDDLEELRKQLDALNAD, from the exons ATGGAGGCCGAATTGCATGATCTTCTTAATGATCTCCGATCTCTCAAGAGCTTATTGCCTGATTCTTCTCTCCACCCTTCAATTGATAAG CTGCAATCCCGCGTGGAACATTTGACTGGACTGGCAAAATCTGCACCTCTTCGGCGTTCAAAACTTAAG GACATGAGTGCCGAGGTGGTGGATAGCAATCCTTATAGCAGGCTTATGGCGCTTCAAAGGATGGGGATTGTGGAGAACTATGAGAGGATACGGAAGTTCTCTGTTGCCATTGTT GGAATTGGTGGTGTTGGCAGTGTTGCAGCCGAGATGCTAACACGATGTGGTATAGGTCGTCTTTTGTTGTATGATTATGACAAAGTGGAATTGGCCAACATGAATAGACTTTTCTTTCGTCCAGAGCAG GCTGGCATGACAAAGACTGATGCTGCTGTTCAGACCCTTTCAGACATAAATCCGGATGTTGTGCTTGAG AGCTATACAATGAACATCACAACAGTGCAAGGATATGAAACCTTTGTGTCAAGTTTAGAAAATAAATCATTTTGCCCAAGTAAAGAAGGTAGCGGAGTAGATCTTGTTTTGAGCTGTGTGGATAATTATGAAGCAAGGATGGCTGTCAACCAG GCTTGTAATGAATTGAATCAAACGTGGATGGAGTCTG GTGTGTCTGAAGATGCTGTCTCAGGTCATATACAACTCTTGATTCCTGGAGAAACTGCTTGTTTTGCATGTGCACCTCCTTTG GTTGTAGCATCTGGTATAGACGAGCGTACACTCAAACGCGAGGGGGTTTGTGCGGCATCTTTACCGACCACAATG GGAGTTGTTGCAGGGCTTTTAGTACAGAATACTTTGAAGTTCTTGTTACAATTTGGACATGTGACCCCATACCTG GGGTACAATTCTCTTAAAGATTTTTTCCCAACTATGGAAATGAGGCCAAATCCTCAATGTTCAAATACAGCTTGTTTGGAGCGACAG AAAGAATACATTCTTGCAAAGCCTACAAGGGATGCTGCTGCTAAAGCCAAAATGGAGGCGGAAGTGCCAGTAGCTATTGATATCCCTCTTCATGATGAAAATGAATGGAACATAAG TGTTGTTGATGATTGTGAGCTTGAAAGGACTGATGCTACAAGTTCAG ATGCTCTTCCAGAAGGTCTGGCCCGTGAGCTTCCAATTGCCGATGAATTTCACGAAGTCCCAGCTACTGAAACAAGCACAACTATAGATGATCTCGAAGAACTCAGAAAGCAACTTGACGCCCTTAATGCTGATTAG
- the LOC136228554 gene encoding ubiquitin-like modifier-activating enzyme 5 isoform X2, whose protein sequence is MRGYGSSLLPLLSGIGGVGSVAAEMLTRCGIGRLLLYDYDKVELANMNRLFFRPEQAGMTKTDAAVQTLSDINPDVVLESYTMNITTVQGYETFVSSLENKSFCPSKEGSGVDLVLSCVDNYEARMAVNQACNELNQTWMESGVSEDAVSGHIQLLIPGETACFACAPPLVVASGIDERTLKREGVCAASLPTTMGVVAGLLVQNTLKFLLQFGHVTPYLGYNSLKDFFPTMEMRPNPQCSNTACLERQKEYILAKPTRDAAAKAKMEAEVPVAIDIPLHDENEWNISVVDDCELERTDATSSDALPEGLARELPIADEFHEVPATETSTTIDDLEELRKQLDALNAD, encoded by the exons ATGAGAGGATACGGAAGTTCTCTGTTGCCATTGTTGTCT GGAATTGGTGGTGTTGGCAGTGTTGCAGCCGAGATGCTAACACGATGTGGTATAGGTCGTCTTTTGTTGTATGATTATGACAAAGTGGAATTGGCCAACATGAATAGACTTTTCTTTCGTCCAGAGCAG GCTGGCATGACAAAGACTGATGCTGCTGTTCAGACCCTTTCAGACATAAATCCGGATGTTGTGCTTGAG AGCTATACAATGAACATCACAACAGTGCAAGGATATGAAACCTTTGTGTCAAGTTTAGAAAATAAATCATTTTGCCCAAGTAAAGAAGGTAGCGGAGTAGATCTTGTTTTGAGCTGTGTGGATAATTATGAAGCAAGGATGGCTGTCAACCAG GCTTGTAATGAATTGAATCAAACGTGGATGGAGTCTG GTGTGTCTGAAGATGCTGTCTCAGGTCATATACAACTCTTGATTCCTGGAGAAACTGCTTGTTTTGCATGTGCACCTCCTTTG GTTGTAGCATCTGGTATAGACGAGCGTACACTCAAACGCGAGGGGGTTTGTGCGGCATCTTTACCGACCACAATG GGAGTTGTTGCAGGGCTTTTAGTACAGAATACTTTGAAGTTCTTGTTACAATTTGGACATGTGACCCCATACCTG GGGTACAATTCTCTTAAAGATTTTTTCCCAACTATGGAAATGAGGCCAAATCCTCAATGTTCAAATACAGCTTGTTTGGAGCGACAG AAAGAATACATTCTTGCAAAGCCTACAAGGGATGCTGCTGCTAAAGCCAAAATGGAGGCGGAAGTGCCAGTAGCTATTGATATCCCTCTTCATGATGAAAATGAATGGAACATAAG TGTTGTTGATGATTGTGAGCTTGAAAGGACTGATGCTACAAGTTCAG ATGCTCTTCCAGAAGGTCTGGCCCGTGAGCTTCCAATTGCCGATGAATTTCACGAAGTCCCAGCTACTGAAACAAGCACAACTATAGATGATCTCGAAGAACTCAGAAAGCAACTTGACGCCCTTAATGCTGATTAG